Proteins encoded in a region of the Poseidonibacter antarcticus genome:
- the nuoK gene encoding NADH-quinone oxidoreductase subunit NuoK: MTLNAYLILSTLLFCIGLIGVLRRKNVLMLFFSTEIMLNAVNVGLAAISKFHGDLAGQMFAFFIIAVAASEVAIGLGLLILWYKRTGSINLDEIAKMKG; the protein is encoded by the coding sequence ATGACACTTAATGCTTATTTGATTTTATCAACACTTTTATTTTGTATTGGATTAATAGGAGTATTAAGACGTAAAAATGTTTTAATGCTTTTCTTTTCAACAGAGATTATGTTAAATGCAGTAAATGTTGGACTTGCAGCTATTTCTAAATTCCATGGAGATTTAGCAGGACAAATGTTTGCATTTTTTATTATTGCAGTTGCAGCTAGTGAAGTTGCAATTGGATTAGGTCTTTTAATTCTTTGGTATAAAAGAACAGGTTCTATTAATTTAGATGAAATTGCAAAAATGAAAGGGTAA
- a CDS encoding NADH-quinone oxidoreductase subunit J — translation MFEIIAFCLFSVLTITMFSITVLTNNVLYALSSLAAGMIFISAFFFLLNADFLGAVQIVVYTGAIMSLYAFGMMFFDSLSEVKEKVKNPRLVFFLSGMLALIIVVILISPVLGENIDPLYPIHPELGNSADVGLVLFTKYLVPFEVAAIMLLVAMIGGIVLAGKKMETSYSDMSEEEIDVYLEDKASKKKDDK, via the coding sequence ATGTTTGAAATAATAGCTTTTTGTCTGTTTTCAGTTTTAACTATAACTATGTTTAGTATTACAGTCTTAACAAACAATGTATTGTATGCGCTAAGTTCATTAGCAGCAGGAATGATTTTTATATCTGCATTTTTCTTTTTATTAAATGCTGACTTTTTAGGGGCTGTACAAATTGTAGTTTATACAGGTGCTATTATGTCTTTATATGCTTTTGGAATGATGTTTTTTGATTCATTATCAGAAGTAAAAGAAAAAGTAAAAAATCCAAGACTTGTTTTCTTTTTATCAGGAATGTTAGCATTAATTATTGTTGTAATTCTTATTTCTCCTGTATTAGGTGAAAATATTGATCCACTTTATCCAATTCATCCAGAACTTGGAAATAGTGCGGATGTTGGTTTAGTATTATTTACAAAATACTTAGTTCCTTTTGAAGTTGCTGCAATTATGTTACTTGTTGCAATGATAGGTGGAATTGTTTTAGCAGGGAAAAAAATGGAAACGTCATATTCAGATATGAGCGAAGAAGAGATTGATGTATATCTTGAAGATAAAGCATCGAAAAAGAAGGATGACAAATGA
- the nuoI gene encoding NADH-quinone oxidoreductase subunit NuoI yields the protein MGFEEFKNRNISEDYVVVQEDNYPKTSWESFKQVITRSVKGELFTGLKITFKMMTGALFKGEMATVQYPKEKLPIGPRYRAVHKLLVLLESGEERCIGCGLCEKICISNCIRMETRIDENSRKEVLEYTINMGRCIFCGYCAEVCPELAIVHGGRYENSSEQRAHFSLKEDILTPFDQINQQTEFAGYGSVSVDADEKIKKTPLSY from the coding sequence ATGGGATTTGAAGAATTTAAAAATAGAAATATATCAGAAGATTACGTTGTAGTCCAAGAAGATAATTATCCTAAAACATCTTGGGAATCATTTAAACAAGTGATAACTAGATCTGTTAAAGGTGAGTTATTTACAGGTCTTAAAATTACATTTAAAATGATGACAGGTGCCTTATTTAAAGGTGAAATGGCAACTGTTCAATATCCAAAAGAAAAACTTCCAATTGGTCCTCGATATAGAGCAGTACATAAATTATTAGTACTTCTTGAATCAGGTGAAGAGCGATGTATTGGTTGTGGTTTATGTGAAAAGATATGTATTTCAAATTGTATTAGAATGGAAACTAGAATTGATGAAAATTCTAGAAAAGAAGTTTTAGAATATACAATTAATATGGGAAGATGTATTTTCTGTGGATACTGTGCGGAAGTTTGTCCAGAATTAGCAATTGTTCATGGTGGAAGATATGAAAACTCATCTGAACAAAGAGCGCATTTTTCACTTAAAGAAGATATTTTAACACCATTTGATCAAATAAACCAACAAACTGAATTTGCTGGTTATGGTTCAGTATCAGTAGATGCTGATGAAAAAATTAAAAAAACACCGTTGTCATACTAA
- the nuoH gene encoding NADH-quinone oxidoreductase subunit NuoH: METSIIIETIVKVIVVLTVFSVLAGFTTYIERKILAFMQRRLGPTNVGPYGLLQIAADGIKLFTKEDFIPANANKPIFMVAPLITAATAFIAMSAIPFFPEFEMFGYTVRPIISDINVGVLFVMSVGAVGLYGPLLGGMSSANKWALLGGARTAIQLLSYEVVSGLSLLAPLMMVGSLSLIDINNYQAGGISNWIIWSQPLAFLLFTIAGFAETNRTPFDLLEHEAELVAGYATEYSGMRWGMFFIGEYANLFTISFLISLIFLGGFEPLWFIPGGLAIVLKVMFLIFLFLWTRASWPHIRPDQLMWLCWKILMPLSVLNILVTALVIMI, translated from the coding sequence ATGGAAACAAGTATTATAATAGAAACGATTGTAAAAGTAATAGTAGTTTTAACAGTATTTTCAGTACTTGCTGGTTTTACAACATATATTGAAAGAAAGATATTAGCATTTATGCAAAGAAGATTGGGTCCTACAAATGTAGGTCCTTATGGTCTTTTACAAATTGCAGCAGATGGGATTAAACTTTTTACAAAAGAAGATTTTATTCCTGCAAATGCAAATAAACCTATTTTTATGGTAGCACCACTTATAACTGCAGCAACTGCATTTATTGCTATGAGTGCAATTCCATTTTTCCCAGAATTTGAAATGTTTGGATATACAGTAAGACCAATTATAAGTGATATTAATGTTGGTGTTTTATTTGTTATGTCTGTTGGTGCTGTTGGACTTTATGGACCACTTTTAGGTGGTATGAGTTCGGCGAATAAATGGGCATTACTTGGAGGGGCTAGAACTGCTATTCAACTTTTATCATATGAAGTTGTATCAGGACTTTCTCTTTTAGCTCCACTTATGATGGTGGGTTCTTTATCTTTAATTGATATAAATAATTATCAAGCAGGTGGAATTAGCAACTGGATTATTTGGTCACAACCTTTAGCATTCTTGCTATTTACAATAGCTGGATTTGCAGAGACAAATAGAACACCATTTGATTTACTTGAGCATGAAGCAGAATTAGTTGCTGGTTATGCAACAGAGTATTCAGGTATGAGATGGGGTATGTTCTTTATTGGAGAGTATGCTAACCTTTTTACAATTTCATTTCTAATTTCACTTATTTTCTTAGGTGGATTTGAACCTTTATGGTTTATTCCAGGTGGTTTAGCAATTGTATTAAAAGTTATGTTTTTAATCTTTCTTTTCCTTTGGACAAGAGCATCTTGGCCTCATATTAGACCAGATCAGTTAATGTGGTTATGTTGGAAAATACTAATGCCTTTATCAGTTCTAAATATTTTAGTAACTGCTCTTGTGATAATGATTTAA
- a CDS encoding NADH-quinone oxidoreductase subunit G produces MSDMITLTIDGKQIEAKNGESILNVARANDVFVPAVCYLTRCSPTLACRLCLVEADGKQVYGCNTKVKADMQINTETPAIAKERRAIMEVYDVNHPLQCGVCDQSGECELQNYSLYMKVDSQSYSIKDVHRPTAHWGVMNYDPGLCIVCERCVTVCKDMVGSNALSTVKRPSDAIDKTFKTEMPKDAYAMWNKLNKSLIGYDADACTDCGECIAACPVGALVSHDFQYTSNSWELKKIPAANSHSSDCAFIYYEIKQDSIDNHRTKRIYRVTNEPHYSTLNGAGRFAYDFDNKVEKKDTTAFINAIESFQKAKNIKFNSFITNEEALLLQKIADKTGANLVNEDARLYQEFLANYSSSAGTSLYSSTLTDVHDSNFVISVGSYLKSDLPNARYALNNSVIMNKGAALYFHPIADPVMEKIGKKGKTTEFIYHDALAQESILYFILYKFGKDLPQNIKTYLDSLSETRTKTVSEMIKEKVVEIVKNEETGEEKEVVKMVPKKVSKEVEFEYISLLEDFGKDETFVELIDTMLAKKDTFSLIVGEDLITHPNAANLAKLCGLITKYTAFEVVIIPTSTNTLGVSQICTLSEEQEGFTVGYNEKADFQLSALGDGDLDIPALNQQEGTFTNIDKKIIPTNAAVAFNGYALNNIANMILDVDVEYTIDYTACLPLERGYKEVEFDDLPNMFGNDRVEYRGYDLTQSTLESNDEVKEVSLRKLEVKEEEIVIYKANPINQFNEFTAMSHEFKDELQSGIFFSSAHFEKLGLEKGSKVKVSSNNVSLELNAYIDIQITGEIAYVSTFDKNSPSKALFDTFRYNTAIVEKV; encoded by the coding sequence ATGAGTGATATGATTACATTAACAATTGATGGAAAGCAAATTGAAGCTAAAAATGGAGAATCAATCTTAAATGTTGCTAGAGCAAATGATGTTTTTGTTCCTGCAGTATGTTATTTAACAAGATGTTCACCAACATTAGCATGTAGATTGTGTTTAGTTGAAGCTGATGGAAAACAAGTATATGGTTGTAATACTAAAGTTAAAGCAGATATGCAAATAAACACAGAAACTCCAGCAATTGCAAAAGAAAGACGAGCCATAATGGAAGTTTATGATGTTAATCATCCTCTTCAATGTGGTGTTTGTGACCAAAGTGGAGAGTGTGAATTACAAAATTACTCTTTATATATGAAAGTAGATTCTCAAAGCTATAGTATAAAAGATGTTCACAGACCAACTGCACATTGGGGAGTTATGAATTATGACCCAGGACTTTGTATTGTTTGTGAACGTTGTGTAACTGTATGTAAAGATATGGTTGGTTCAAATGCACTTAGTACAGTAAAAAGACCATCTGATGCTATTGATAAAACATTTAAGACTGAAATGCCAAAAGATGCATATGCAATGTGGAATAAACTTAATAAATCACTTATTGGTTATGACGCTGATGCCTGTACAGATTGTGGTGAGTGTATTGCAGCCTGTCCTGTTGGAGCTTTAGTTTCTCATGACTTCCAATATACATCAAACTCTTGGGAACTTAAAAAAATTCCAGCTGCAAATTCACATTCAAGTGACTGTGCATTTATTTATTATGAAATCAAACAAGATTCAATAGATAATCATAGAACAAAAAGAATTTATAGAGTTACAAATGAGCCTCATTATTCAACATTAAATGGTGCAGGAAGATTTGCTTATGACTTTGATAATAAAGTTGAGAAAAAAGATACAACTGCATTTATAAATGCAATTGAAAGTTTTCAAAAAGCAAAAAATATTAAATTTAACTCATTTATTACAAATGAAGAAGCTTTACTTTTACAAAAGATTGCAGATAAAACAGGTGCAAATTTAGTAAATGAAGATGCAAGATTATATCAAGAGTTTTTAGCAAACTATTCTAGTTCTGCAGGAACATCTTTATACTCTTCAACACTTACAGATGTTCATGATTCAAACTTTGTAATTTCTGTTGGGTCTTATTTAAAATCAGATTTACCAAATGCAAGATATGCACTTAATAACTCTGTTATTATGAATAAAGGTGCTGCTTTATATTTCCATCCAATTGCAGATCCTGTAATGGAAAAAATTGGTAAAAAAGGTAAAACTACTGAATTTATTTATCATGATGCTTTAGCACAAGAATCGATTCTTTATTTTATACTTTATAAATTTGGAAAAGATTTACCACAAAATATCAAAACTTATCTTGACTCTTTAAGTGAAACTAGAACAAAAACTGTTAGTGAAATGATAAAAGAAAAAGTTGTTGAAATAGTTAAAAATGAAGAAACAGGTGAGGAAAAAGAAGTTGTAAAAATGGTTCCTAAAAAAGTTTCTAAAGAAGTTGAGTTTGAATATATCTCACTTTTAGAAGATTTTGGAAAAGATGAAACATTTGTAGAACTAATTGACACTATGCTAGCTAAAAAAGATACTTTCTCATTAATAGTTGGTGAAGATTTAATCACACATCCAAATGCAGCAAATTTAGCAAAACTTTGTGGATTAATCACAAAATATACTGCTTTTGAAGTAGTAATTATTCCAACTTCTACAAATACTTTAGGTGTATCACAAATTTGTACACTCTCAGAAGAACAAGAAGGATTTACTGTTGGTTATAATGAAAAAGCAGACTTCCAATTATCAGCATTAGGTGATGGAGATTTAGATATTCCTGCACTTAATCAACAAGAAGGTACTTTTACAAATATTGATAAAAAAATCATTCCTACAAATGCTGCGGTTGCATTTAATGGCTATGCTTTAAATAATATTGCAAATATGATTTTAGATGTTGATGTTGAATACACAATTGATTATACAGCCTGTCTACCCCTCGAAAGAGGCTATAAAGAAGTAGAATTTGATGATTTACCAAATATGTTTGGAAATGATAGAGTTGAATATAGAGGTTATGATTTAACGCAGAGTACATTAGAGTCAAATGATGAAGTAAAAGAAGTAAGTCTAAGAAAATTAGAAGTTAAAGAAGAAGAAATTGTGATTTATAAAGCAAATCCAATTAATCAATTTAATGAATTTACAGCAATGTCTCATGAGTTTAAAGATGAGCTTCAATCAGGTATTTTCTTCTCAAGCGCGCACTTTGAAAAATTAGGACTTGAAAAAGGTTCAAAAGTAAAAGTATCTTCAAATAATGTAAGTTTAGAATTAAATGCGTATATTGATATTCAAATCACTGGTGAAATAGCTTATGTTTCAACATTTGATAAAAACTCTCCTTCAAAAGCTTTATTTGATACATTCAGATATAACACAGCTATTGTAGAAAAGGTGTAA
- a CDS encoding NADH-ubiquinone oxidoreductase subunit E family protein: protein MKRFDLRHLKNDFYDRMLDLLDKQIRDGETAIIIFEIGDFENIQKSADVIYEAGYTLMNSIKFTEVDWTLVIKKVKPEPKVVEEENK, encoded by the coding sequence ATGAAAAGATTTGATTTAAGACATTTAAAAAACGATTTTTATGACAGAATGCTTGACCTTCTGGATAAGCAAATAAGAGATGGTGAAACAGCAATTATTATATTTGAAATTGGGGATTTTGAAAATATTCAAAAATCAGCTGATGTTATATATGAAGCTGGTTATACATTAATGAATTCTATTAAATTTACAGAAGTAGATTGGACACTAGTAATTAAAAAAGTAAAACCTGAACCAAAAGTTGTCGAAGAGGAAAATAAATAA